Proteins from one Fragaria vesca subsp. vesca linkage group LG6, FraVesHawaii_1.0, whole genome shotgun sequence genomic window:
- the LOC101312945 gene encoding uncharacterized protein LOC101312945, producing MAYSKTILLVVFAVLLITAEVSAHRDLSETTAATTDGRSGYNRGEGGGKGGIFSDEDGRGGYNKGNGGNGGGKGGNGGGKGGNGGGKGGNGGSKGGNGGGKGGNGGNGGGEHGPETQN from the exons ATGGCATACTCAAAGACTATTCTGCTTGTTGTCTTTGCCGTTCTCCTCATCACTGCTGAGGTCTCAGCTCATCGTGATCTATCTGAGACAACAGCTGCAACTACTG ATGGCAGATCGGGATACAACAGAGGAGAGGGAGGAGGCAAGGGAGGAATATTTTCGGATGAAGATGGAAGAGGGGGATACAACAAGGGAAATGGAGGAAACGGAGGAGGCAAGGGAGGAAACGGAGGAGGCAAGGGAGGAAATGGAGGAGGCAAGGGAGGAAACGGAGGAAGCAAGGGAGGAAATGGAGGAGGCAAGGGAGGAAACGGAGGAAACGGAGGGGGAGAGCATGGACCCGAAACCCAGAACTAG
- the LOC101314005 gene encoding uncharacterized protein LOC101314005 isoform 1: MAFSKNLLLVSLLFAVLFISSEVVSAHRHLAETTTSENSNTDVNDHGHGGHGGHGGHGGHGGRGGHGENSNTDGFHGNDHGHGGHGNGGHGGRGGHGATAHETETKN; the protein is encoded by the exons ATGGCATTCTCAAAGAATCTTCTTCTTGTTAGCCTTCTGTTTGCTGTTCTCTTCATCTCTTCTGAGGTCGTCTCAGCTCATCGTCACCTAGCTGAGACTACTACTAGTG AAAATTCAAACACTGATGTTAACGATCATGGACATGGTGGCCACGGAGGGCATGGAGGACACGGAGGACATGGAGGTCGTGGTGGCCATGGAGAAAATTCAAACACTGATGGTTTCCATGGCAACGATCATGGACATGGTGGCCACGGAAATGGAGGACACGGAGGACGTGGTGGCCATGGAGCCACTGCTCATGAGACTGAAACCAAAAATTAG